The proteins below come from a single Pempheris klunzingeri isolate RE-2024b unplaced genomic scaffold, fPemKlu1.hap1 Scaffold_241, whole genome shotgun sequence genomic window:
- the LOC139225444 gene encoding LOW QUALITY PROTEIN: peroxiredoxin-1-like (The sequence of the model RefSeq protein was modified relative to this genomic sequence to represent the inferred CDS: substituted 3 bases at 3 genomic stop codons) yields the protein TYLNCCTSSVVVPFIGDKAPQFECPALMPDGKQKNVNLKDYKGCRQXFXSYLTYLXEKYVVLFFYPLDFTFVCPTEITAFSDNYNKFKDLNCGVIAASCDSFFSHLAWTKNERKDGGLGKIAIPILADKNMEVAKKYNVLVKDKGFPHRGLFIIDNNGILRHMSVNDTGVGRNVDEVLRMVQAFQFCDKHGEVCPINWKPGNKTINPNKAEDFFSSTY from the exons ACATATTTAAATTGTTGTACTTCCTCTGTTGTGGTCCCATTTATTGGAGATAAAGCTCCACAGTTTGAATGTCCTGCACTTATGCCAGAtgggaaacaaaaaaatgttaatttaaaagaTTATAAAGGTTGTAGACAATAATTTTAGAGTTACTTGACTTATTTATAGGAAAAATATGttgtacttttcttttatcCATTAGATTT TACATTCGTTTGTCCAACAGAAATTACAGCATTCAGTGATAACTACAACAAATTTAAGGATCTAAACTGTGGTGTGATTGCTGCATCGTGCGAttctttcttttcacatttAGCATG GACtaagaatgaaagaaaggatGGAGGTTTGGGTAAAATTGCGATTCCAATCTTAGCTGACAAAAATATGGAAGTAGCAAAAAAATATAACGTTCTTGTTAAGGATAAAGGTTTTCCTCATAG AGGTTTGTTTATCATTGACAACAATGGTATATTGAGACATATGTCAGTTAATGACACTGGAGTTGGTAGAAATGTTGATGAAGTCTTAAGAATGGTACAGGCATTCCAATTTTGTGATAAACATGGCGAAG TTTGTCCGATTAATTGGAAGCctggaaacaaaacaatcaatccAAATAAAGCTGAAGACTTTTTCTCTTCTACATATTaa